A region of the Lysobacter sp. K5869 genome:
GTGTCGCGGTCGACGTCGTCGGGCAACACCTGGACCGAGGTCGCGATGGCCTGTTCCAGGTCGCTGCGCAAGCGCGCGAAGTCGACGCCGGTGGCCTTGAGGACGGCCTCGGCGGACGGGTTGTCGAGTAGTGCGAGCAGCAGGTGTTCGACCGTCATGTACTCGTGGCGCGCCTCGCGGGCGCGCTTGTAGCACTGGCCGATGCTGTATTCGAGATCCTTGCTGAACATGGGGCGGAGCCTCCAGGACGTATGCACGCTACGTGGGGGCGCTCGCCGGCTTTTCCATGCCCCGCCCCACAGGGGGTGCTTCAGCTCCCTTTTAGGCCTTTTCCATCGTGCACAGCAAGGGGTGCTGATGCATCCTTGAAAATTCGTTCACTTGCGCTACCTTCGATTCGGCGACTTCGCGCGTGAAGACGCCGCATACGCCGCGGCCGCGGGTATGCACGTGCAGCATGATCTGGGTGGCTTTTTCGACGTTCATCGGGAAAAAACGCATCAACACCTCGACGACGAAGTCCATCGGGGTGTAGTCGTCGTTGAGCAGCATGACGGAGTAAAGCGGAGGACGGGCCAACTCGGGTTTGCCGGTTTCCACCAGCACCCCGTGGCTATGTTCGTGATCGGTCTGTTTGGCCATGCTCGGATTATAGACCCCTGCCCCCGCCGGTCGCGGGAGACGTGAAGCGGCGGCGCGGCGTGGACGCGTGCACGGCCGCATTGCAAAATGCCGCAGCGCCGCCATCTGTAGCGGTGCCGTCGGTGCAGATTGCGCCGATGCCGAAGAATTCAAGGACCCGCATGCGCCTCGCTCCCGGCTTTCCGACCGGCTCCACGTTCCGTCTGGCCCGCACCGCGCTGCTGCTGAGCGCGCTCGCCGCCGCGCCCGCGTGGGCGGCCGACGCCGCGGCGGCCAAGACGGCGGCCAAGGTATCGGCCGACGCCGGTCCGGCGCTCGACGCCAAGCCGCCCGTCGAAGCCAAGCCGGCGGCCAAACCCGGTCGCGACGGCGACTCCGCCGGCGCCGCCCAGGCCGCCGTCTCCAAGAACGGCGATCCGCAGGTCCGCGCCCAGCTCGACGCGCTGGGTTACAAGTATCAGGTCGACGAGGACGGCGACTTCGTCCTCACCTTCGGCCTGGACGAAAAGCGCAGCCAGATGGCCTACGTGCTGTCGCGCACGCAGCGCTTCGGTTCGCTCAAGGTGCGCGAGATCTGGTCGCCGGCCTACCGCACCGCCGACGGCGGCGCGCTGCCGGCGCCGATCGCCAACCGCCTGCTCGAGGACGGCCAGCTGAGCAAGCTCGGCGGCTGGGTCAGCCAGGACGGGGTCGCGGTGTTCGTGGTCAAGATCGACGCGGACGCGCCGAACCACACCCTCGACGATGCGATCGACTACGCGGTGCGCGCGGCCGACCAGATGGAAGCCGAACTCACCCCCGGCCAGGACGATTTCTAACGTGAGCTACCGCGAAGGCCGTTTCTGGCAACCCGACGTGACCGTGGCCACCGTGGTGGTCGACGGCGGCCGCCTGTTGATGGTCGAGGAGACCGTCGGCGGGCGCCTCGTGCTCAATCAGCCGGCCGGGCATCTGGAGCCCGACGAGAGCCTGATCGAGGCCGCGCTGCGCGAGACGCTGGAGGAAACCGGCTGGCACGTGCGCCTGACCGCGTTCGTCGGCGCCTACCAGTGGAAGGCGCCGGTCGCCGCCGACGGCAGCGGCGGCCGCCATTACCTGCGTTTCGCCTTCGCCGCCGAGCCGGTCAGCCACGACCCGGCGCGCCCGCTCGACGAAGGCATCGTGCAGGCGCTGTGGATGACCCCGGCCGAGTTGCAGGCGCGCGGCGATCAGCACCGCAGCCCGCTGGTGTGGCGGGTCGCCGCCGACTACCTCGGCGGGCGCCGCCATTCGCTCGATCTGGTCCAGCATTTCGCGGACGCCGCCGCGCCGGTGTGACGGTCATGACGAGGTCGGCGGACACCATCGTGGGCATGTCGGGCGGGGTCGATTCGTCGGTCGCCGCGTTGCTGCTGCGCGATTCCGGGCAAGCCCTTTCGGGTTTGTTCATGCAGAACTGGGCCGACGACGGCAGCGGCGACTGCCGCGCCGAGGACGACCGCCGCGACGCGGTCGCGGTGTCCGGCCGGCTCGGCCTGCCGATCCACTTCCGCGATTTCTCCGGCGAGTACTGGGCCGGCGTGTTCGAGCACTTCGTCGCCGAGTACGCGGCGGGCCGCACGCCCAACCCGGACGTGCTCTGCAACCGCGAGATCAAGTTCAAGCATTTCCTCGACGCCGCGCGCGAGCTCGGCGCCGATTACATCGCCACCGGCCATTACGCCCGGGTCGATGCCGTGGACGGCCGCTTCCGCCTGCTCAAGGCGCTGGACCGGAGCAAGGATCAGAGCTATTTCCTGCACCAGCTCGGTCAGGCGCAACTGCGCGCGACCCGCTTCCCGCTGGGCGAACTGCTCAAGCGCGACGTGCGCGAGATGGCGCGCTCGGCGAACCTGCCGACCGCGGCCAAGAAGGATTCCACCGGCATCTGCTTCATCGGCGAGCGCGATTTCCGCGAATTCCTGTCGCGTTACCTGCCCGCGCGCGAAGGCGAGATCCGCACGCCCGACGGCCGCGCCGTCGGCCGCCATCCGGGCGTGTTCTATTTCACCCTGGGCCAGCGCGAAGGCCTCAACATCGGCGGCGTGCGCGGCTTCGAGCAGGCGCCGTGGTACGTGGTCGGCAAGGACGTCGCCGGCAACGTGCTGTACGTGGACCAGGGCAGCGACACGCCGTGGCTGCGCTCGCAGGCGCTGACCACCGAGACCGCGCACTGGATCGCCGGCAGCGCGCCGGCGCGCCGCTTCGCCTGCTCCGCGCAAACCCGTTACCGCCAACCCGACCAGTCGTGCGAGGTCGAGGTGGGCGATGACGGTACCCTGTCGGTGCGCTTCGCCGAACCGCAGCGCGCGGTGACGCCGGGCCAGTCGCTGGTGCTGTACGCCGGCGAGGAATGCCTCGGCGGCGCGGTGATCGCCGCCACCGACGCAGCAACGCCCGGCGCCGGCGCGACTTCTCCTTTTTCGACGACGAATCCGTAATGGCCGAACTTTCCGAACGTGTCCTCGCCCTCGCCGGCCTCGCCCAGGCCTTGGCCCAGGTGCGGCGCATCGCCGATACCGGCCAGGCCAACGCCAGCGTGCTGCAGACCGCGCTGGACTCGGTGTTCCGCATCGACGCCTCCTCGCCCTCGGCGGTGTACGGCGGCGCGGCGCAGCTGCGCCCGGGCCTGATGCTGGCGCAGGACTACTTCAGCAGCCGGATCAAGGACGAACACCTGCCGCGCCTGGGGCTGGCGGTGCTGCAACTGGAGCGGCGCTTCGTCCAGGACGCCGAGATGACCGAGAAGGTGCTGCGCGGCATCCGCGATCAGGCCGACAACGCCCAGCGCCTGGGCAGCAGCCACCCCGACGTGATCGCCGCGCTCGGCACGCTGTACGCCGACACCTTGAGCCACCTGCGCCCGCGCGTGCTGGTGCAGGGCAATCCGCATTACCTCGGCCAGCCCGGCGTGGTCGCCGAGGTGCGCGCGGTGCTGCTCTCGGCGGTGCGTTCGGCGGTGCTGTGGCGGCAGCTCGGGGGCAGCTATTGGGACTTCATTTTGCGCAAGCGGGCGATGGTGGATTCGATCGATTCGCGCTTGGATTGAGCGCGGGCGATGGGAGCGCGGTGGTCGCGCGGGGGTTCGCTTCGCCTGTGGCTTCGTGCTTTCGCCGGCGGTTGAGGTTTCGCGGTCGCAGCTTGCGCAGCTCCTACAGGAGCTCCATGCCGGAACGTAGCGACGGGCGCCCCCTGTAGGAGCGGCGCAAGCCGCGACCGCGCCAATGAAACGGCTGCGCCGATCCGAAGCTGAGCGACTCTGGACAGCCCCGCGGCTTCATGCTTTCGCCGGCGACTGCGGGTTTCGCGGTCGCAGCTTGCGCAGCTCCTACAGGAGCTCCATGCGGGAACGCGGCGGCGGGCGTCCCCTGTAGGAGCGGCGCGAGCCGCGACCGCGCCAGTTAAACGTTCGCGCCAGTTCGGAGCTTCGCGGCTTCGTGCTTTCGCCGGCGTCTGCGGTTTCGCGGTCGCAGCTTGCGCAGCTCCTACAGCAGCTCCATGCGGGAACGTGGCGGCGGGCGAGCCGCGGCCGCGCCAACGGGGCGGCCGGCGTCGGCCCGCAGACGCGCGCGCCTGCGGGCAACCCGCCTCACCACACCATCTTGTACTCGCACCCCACCATCGTCTTGCCCGGATGGCTGGTGATGGTGCTGACCGTCTGCGTGACCGTCGTGTCGATGCCGTCGCCCAGGGTTTCCCGGCTGATCTCGCGCACGCGGATGTGCCGGGCCAGCGGTTCGTCGCTGGCCTTGAGCTTGAGTTGCTTGGACAGCGCGTCGGCGACGTCGCCGTCGACCACGGCGAGCAGGCCTTCGCCGACCATCATCACCTGCTTGGTGGAGTGGCCGTAGACCGTGATCGCTTCGGGCATGTCGAAAATGGTCACAAAGGTGTTCGCGTCCTTGGCCTTGCGCCATCCGGCCAGCGCGGGCTGGGCCGGCTTGTCGTAGTACAGCGGCGTCAGCGCGTTGCCCACGCGCATGAATTCGTCGCGCTTGGCCTGGCAGGTCAGGACCTTGACCAGTTCGGCGCGCACCTGCGCGCCGTCGCGGTAGGGTTCGTCTTCGGCGGCGGCCGCGGCCAGCGGCGCGCCCAGGGCCAGCGCCAATGCGGCGGTCGCGGCGAAACGAAGCGGCGAAATATTCATGACTGGAAGTCCTTGTCTGTGTTTCGTTGAAGACGAGCGAAGGCGGGGCTACCCCCACCCTTCATGGTGTCGCACGCGCGACGCGGGCTTTCGATGCGTTGCGCGCGCGGCCGTGCGGAAAAGAAAACCCCGGCTCGCGCCGGGGTTTTCGGGTTGCGCGTGTTACGGCCGGAATCAGGCGGCGACGGTGTCGGCGACCTGCTTGTAGTCGGCGATCTGATCGAAGTTCATGTAACGGTAGATCTTGTCGCCGTTGGCGTTGATCACGCCGATGTCCGCCATGTACTCCTCGCGGGTCGGGATGCGGCCCAGACGCGAGCAGATCGCGGCCAGTTCGGCCGAACCCAGGTACACGTTGGTGTTGCGGCCCAGACGGTTGGGGAAGTTGCGGGTCGAGGTCGAGAACACGGTCGCGCCCTCGCGCGCCTGCGCCTGGTTGCCCATGCACAGCGAGCAGCCCGGCATTTCCATGCGCGCGCCGGCGGTGCCGAAGGTGCCGTAGTGGCCTTCCTTGGTGAGTTCGGACGCGTCCATCTTGGTCGGCGGCGCGACCCACAGGCGGGTCGGGATGTCGCGCTTGCCTTCCAGCAGCTTGGCGGCGGCGCGGAAGTGGCCGATGTTGGTCATGCACGAACCGATGAACACTTCGTCGATGACCGCGCCGGCGACGTCGGACAGGGTCTTCACGTCGTCCGGGTCGTTCGGGCAGGCGACGATCGGCTCGACGATCTCGTTGAGGTCGATCTCGATCACCGCGGCGTACTCGGCGTCGGCGTCGCCTTCCAGCAGCTGCGGGTTGGCCAGCCACGCTTCCATCGCCTTGATCCGGCGCGACAGCGAGCGCGGGTCGGCATAGCCTTCGGCGATCATCCACTTCAGCAAGGTGATGTTGCTGTTGAGGTACTCGACGATCGGTTCCTTATCCAGCTTGACCGTGCAGCCCGCGGCCGAACGTTCGGCCGAGGCGTCGGACAGCTCGAACGCCTGCTCGACCTTCAACTGCGGCAGACCTTCGATTTCCAGGATGCGGCCGGAGAAGATGTTCTTCTTGCCCTGCTTGGCGACGGTCAGCAGGCCCGACTTGATCGCGGCCAGCGGGATCGCGTTGACCAGATCGCGCAGGGTCACGCCGGGCTGCATCTCGCCCTTGAAGCGGACCAGCACCGACTCGGGCATGTCCAGCGGCATCACGCCGGTGGCCGCGGCGAACGCGACCAGACCGGAGCCGGCCGGGAACGAGATGCCGACCGGGAAGCGGGTGTGCGAGTCGCCGCCGGTGCCGACGGTGTCGGGCAGCAGCATGCGGTTGAGCCACGAGTGGATCACGCCGTCGCCCGGACGCAGCGCGATGCCGCCGCGGTTGCTGATGAAGGCCGGCAGCTCGTGGTGGGTCTTGACGTCGACCGGCTTCGGATAGGCCGCGGTGTGGCAGAACGACTGCATCACCAGATCGGCCGAGAAGCCCAGGCAGGCCAGATCCTTGAGCTCGTCGCGGGTCATCGGGCCGGTGGTGTCCTGCGAGCCCACCGAGGTCATCTTCGGTTCGCAGTAGGTGCCCGGACGGATGCCCTGGCCCTCGGCCAGACCGCAGGCGCGGCCGACCATCTTCTGCGCCAGCGAGTAGCCCTTGCCGCTGTCGGCCGGGTTCTGCGGCAGGCGGAACAGCGTGGACGGGGCCAGACCCAGCGCTTCGCGCGCCTTGGCGGTGAGGCCGCGGCCGACGATCAACGGAATGCGGCCGCCGGCGCGGACTTCGTCCAGCAGCACGTCGGACTTGAGCGCGAACTCGGCGATCAGTTCGCCGTTCTTGAACGCCTTGCCTTCGTACGGACGCAGCTCGACCACGTCGCCCATGTCCATCTGCGACACGTCGAGTTCGATCGGCAGCGCGCCGGCGTCTTCCATGGTGTTGTAGAAGATCGGCGCGATCTTCGAGCCCAGGCACACGCCGCCGAAGCGCTTGTTCGGAATGAAGGGGATGTCTTCGCCGGTGAACCACAGCACCGAGTTGGTCGCCGACTTGCGGCTGGAGCCGGTGCCGACCACGTCGCCGACGTAGGCGACCAGGTGGCCCTTGTCCTTCAGCGATTCGATGAAGGCGATCGGGCCGCGCTTGCCGTCTTCTTCCGGCTCGATGCCGTCGCGCTTGTTCTTCAGCATCGCCAGCGCGTGCAGCGGGATGTCCGGGCGGGTGGTCGCGTCCGGCGCCGGCGACAGGTCGTCGGTGTTGGTTTCGCCGGTCACCTTGAACACGGTGACGGTCATGCTCTGCGGCACTTCCGGCTTGCTGGTGAACCACTCGGCGTCGGCCCAGCTCTGCAGCACGGCCTTGGCGTGGGCGTTGCCCTTCTCGGCCTTTTCCTGCACGTCGTGGAAGGCGTCGAACATCAGCAGGGTGTGCTTGAGCGCGTTGCCGGCGACCGCGCCGACTTCGGCGTCGTCGAGCAGCTCGATCAGCGGATGGATGTTGTAGCCGCCGAGCATGGTGCCCAGCAGTTCGGTGGCGCGGGCGCGCGAGATCAGAGCGTTCTTCTCCGTGCCGAAGGCGACCGCGGCCAGATACGAGGCCTTGACCTTGGCGGCGTCGTCGACGCCGGCCGGCACGCGGTGGGTGATGAGATCCAGCAGGAACTCGCCCTCGCCCGCCGGCGGGGCTTTCAGCAGTTCGATGACCTCGGCGGTCTGCTGGGCGGTCAGGGGCAGCGGCGGAATGCCCAGCGCGGCGCGCTCGGCAACGTGGTGGCGATAGGCTTCCAACATAAAAATTCTCCGCGTGGATCTGGTGGTGTGGGGCGCAAAAAAACGGATGTAGGTCGTGCGTGCGGCTCGGCCCGAAGGCCGCGCCGGCGGGCTCAGGCTTGCGGCACGATCAGCTTCAAGCCCTTGAAGTAGTCGCGATAAAACGTGTCGTTCCAGGTGATCAGGCCGTCGCACTGAAGCAAGGCGTGGGCGCCGGTCAGGAACGCGCCGAAGCCGCGCGACGCGCCGCCGCGCTGGCGGTGGCGCCGGTGCATCTCGCCCGCGCGCAACGCCGACTTGGCTTCCAGCGCGCTGAAATGGATGCCCATTTCCTCCAGCGCTTCCTGCGCCTGCGCGCCGCCGCGCAGCGCCGCGCAGATCTCGGCCAGGCTGACGTCGCAGACGACCACGCGGCCGCCGACCAGACTCTGGCGCAGGCAGGATTCGACCGCGTCGGCTTGCGGGCCGTCGCTCAGCAATTCGATCAGGACCGGCGAATCGACCGCGATCACCGGCTCATTCCTCGTCGCGCATCGCGCGCGCGGCGTCTTCGCCGGACTCGAAGCCGTCCAGGGCGAACTTGCCCCGGGCCTTGGAGATCGCATCGTCCACGCTCTTGCGCAGGATGATGCGGCTGCCGTCCAGCTCGACTTTCAGCAGCGTGCCCTTGGTCAGGCCGAGCGCATCGCGCACTGCCTTGGGCAGGGTGATCTGGCCTCGTTCGGCGACGGTCGCTTCCATGAGTACGCTCCAGAAAGTATGCGGGCATTATACATACCTGAGGCCCTCCCTGGGCGCCGGGACAGCGGCGGGGAGCCTCGTGCCGGGAAGCGAAAGGTCCGGCACGGGAATCGCGTTTCAGGGATTAAATTCATATTTTTCAATTAGTTGAAATCACGTCAGCCGGACGGTTGCGGGGGCGCCGTCATCGCTACGCCCGGATCCTCCGACCGTAGCCGTTCAGCCATACGTACCGGCAAGTCAGGCCCTCGCCGGCGCCCCGCCCCTTCCGCACCGCCGCCGCCCTAGCCGTCCTGGCCGCGGCGGACGGCATCGCCGCGGCCGGTCGGGCTCGCAACGCATCGCCACGGGCCTCCGCCACGCACCCCGGCCGCCGCGCCTTCTGCGCAAAGCCGATGCGCGACGCGATCGCCCCGAACCCCGACGGCGACTTCGCGCCGCGCGCCCGCCGACTCGCCGAAGCGAAACAAAGCGCGGGCATCCTCGCCCGATGCGCGACGGCGCGGCGCGCGACCCATCGCTCGCCGCGCCCGCGCATTCCGCGCAACGCTGTGTTGTCGCCCGCACGGGACCGGCCGCCAAGCGGCGAGCGAAATACGCGACAAAAGCCGCGCGACCGGCCGGAAACGCGGAACCGCCACCGCCGTCGCGGTCGCAGCGCCTCGACACCCTATGCACATCGGGCCATCGGCAACTGGTGGATAATCCGGCCACAGACCCCGCCACGCACTGCGCCGCACGGTCCATCGCAAGCCGATCCTCGCCCGGCGCGAGGCGCGAGCCAGCACTTCATACAGGAGTTCACCGCATGAGCGACTCGTTTTCCACCCGACGCCAGCTGTCCGTCGACGGCCGCGACTACACCTACTTCAGCCTGCCGGCGCTGGGCGAGCGCTTCGACATCGCCCGCCTGCCCTACTCGATGAAGATCCTGCTGGAGAACCTGCTGCGCCACGAAGACGGCGGCGCCACGGTCGGCAAGGAGCACATCGAGGCGGTCGCGCAGTGGGACGCCAAGAAGGAGCCCGACACCGAGATCGCCTTCATGCCGGCGCGCGTGGTCCTGCAGGACTTCACCGGCGTGCCCTGCGTGGTCGATCTGGCGGCGATGCGCGACGCGGTCGGCAAGCTCGGCGGCAACGCCAAGCAGATCAATCCGCTGATCCCCTCCGAACTGGTCATCGACCACTCCGTGCAGGTCGACGTGTTCGGCCGTCCCGACGCGCTCGACCTCAACGGCAAGATCGAATTCGACCGCAATAAGGAACGCTACAGCTTCCTGCGCTGGGGCCAGAAGTCGTTCGAGAACTTCAAGGTGGTGCCGCCGAACACCGGCATCGTCCATCAGGTGAACCTGGAGAACCTCGCCCGCGTGGTCATGGGCCGCGAGGTCGACGGCGAGCTGCAGGCGTTCCCGGACACCGTGTTCGGCACCGACAGCCACACCACGATGATCAACGGCATCGGCGTGCTCGGCTGGGGCGTTGGCGGCATCGAAGCCGAGGCGGCGATGCTCGGCCAACCGTCCTCGATGCTGATTCCGCAGGTGGTCGGCTTCAAACTGACCGGCAAGCTGCCCGAAGGCAGCACCGCCACCGACCTGGTGCTGACCGTCACCCAGATGCTGCGCAAGCACGGCGTGGTCGGCAAGTTCGTCGAGTTCTACGGCGACGGCCTGCAGCACCTGCCGCTGGCCGACCGCGCCACCATCGCCAACATGGCGCCCGAGTACGGCGCGACCTGCGGCATCTTCCCGATCGACGCCGAATCGCTGAACTACCTGCGCCTGTCCGGCCGCGGCGAGGATCAGATCGCGCTGGTCGAGGCCTACGCCAAGGCCCAGGGCCTGTGGCACGAGCCGGGCCAGCCGCACGCGCAGTACTCGGCCACGCTCGAACTCGACCTCGGCGACGTCAAGCCGTCGCTGGCCGGCCCCAAGCGCCCGCAGGACCGCGTGCTGCTGGAGAACGTGCACGCCAACTTCCAGGACAACCTCGGCCCGCTGGTCGCCAACCGCAAGCCGCGCGGCGTGGGTTGCGCGATCGAGGAACTCAACGGCGAAGGCGGCAATCAGCCGCAAGCGAGCCAGCTCGCGGCCAAGCCGGTGTCGAAGATCCGCATCCAGGACCAGGACGCCGAACTCTCCGACGGCTCGGTGGTGATCGCCGCGATCACCTCCTGCACCAACACCTCCAACCCGGCGGTGATGCTCGGCGCCGGCCTGCTCGCGCGCAACGCCGCACGCCTGGGCCTGAAGTCCAAGCCGTGGGTGAAGACCTCGCTCGGCCCGGGCTCGCTGGTGGTCACCGATTACCTCAAGAAGGCCGGCGTGCTCGACGATCTGGAGAAGCTCGGCTTCTACGTGGTCGGCTACGGCTGCACCACCTGCATCGGCAACTCCGGCCCGCTGCCGGACGAAGTGTCGAAGGGCATCGCCGAGAACGAACTGGTGGTCGCCTCGGTGCTGTCGGGCAACCGCAACTTCGAAGGCCGCGTGCATCCGGAAGTGAAGGCCAACTACCTCGCCTCGCCGCCGCTGGTGGTGGCGTACGCGATCGCCGGCACGGTCAACATCGACTTGACCCAGGAACCGATCGGCAAGAGCAGCGACGGCCAGGACGTGTTCCTGCGCGACATCTGGCCGTCGAACAAGGAAATCGGCGACACCATCGCCGCGACGGTCGGGCCGGAACTGTTCGCGCAGAACTACGCCGACGTGTTCAAGGGCGATACGCGCTGGAACCAGATCGCCTCGCCGGACGGCGAATCGTTCCGTTGGGACGAGTCCTCGACCTACATCAAGAACCCGCCCTACTTCGACGGCATGACCATGCAGGTCGGCAGCATCGACGACGTCCACGGCGCGCGCGTCATGGGCCTGTTCGGCGATTCGATCACCACCGACCACATCTCGCCGGCCGGCAACATCAAGAAGGACTCGCCCGCGGGCCGCTTCCTGATCTCGCGCGGCGTGCAGCCGGTGGACTTCAACAGCTACGGCTCGCGCCGCGGCAACGACGACGTGATGGTGCGCGGCACCTTCGCCAACATCCGCATCAAGAACCTGATGTTCGGCGGCGAAGAAGGCGGCAACACGCTGTACTACGGCAAGGACGGCGCGCAGCCCGAGAAGCTGGCCATCTTCGATGCCGCGATGAAGTACAAGGCCGACGGCGTGCCGCTGGTGGTGTTCGCCGGCAAGGAATACGGCACCGGTTCCTCGCGCGACTGGGCGGCCAAGGGCACCAACCTGCTCGGGGTCAAGGCGGTGATCGCCGAGAGCTTCGAGCGCATCCACCGCTCCAATCTGGTCGGCATGGGCGTGCTGCCGTTGCAGTTCAAGGACGGCGAGAACGCGCAGACCCTGGGGCTGGACGGTTCCGAAGTGGTCAGCGTGACCGGGCTGGACGACGGCAAGGCCAAGACCGCGACGGTGACGGCGAAGAAGGCCGACGGCGGCGAGACGACGTTCGAGGCGAAGGTGTTGCTGTTGACGCCGAAGGAAGTGGAGTACTTCCGGCATGGCGGCATTCTGCATTACGTGCTGCGGCAGTTGGCGGCGAAGAAGGCGGCGTAAGCCAGACCGTGGTTTGCGAAGGGCCCGGGCGTTCGCTCGGGCCTTTTGCTTTTTGGGCAACCGAAAATCCCCTACGCCCCGCGTTTCGTGGCCTGAGCCGTCTGCGCTGCCGTTGTGGGCGAAAGCTAGCCGAAGCGGCGTAGCACGGCCACATTCTCGATGTCGTGCAACTCCAACACCGTCATTCCGGCGAAAGCCGGAATCCATTTTGACTTTGCCGTCGCCTTAGCCGTTTCTTTTTGCCTTGACGCCTCCCCACCCGAGGCCCACGCCCCAAAGCCCCGGAGGGCGCGCGCATGGATGCGCGCGTGCGCCGTAGGGGCTTGGATGCCCCTTACGGCGCAGCCCCGCGCCCGGTGCTGGACCTAGTGGCTCTTGATTCGAAAACAAGGAAAGCGCCTTTCTTTGGTTACTTTCTTTGGCAAGACAAAGAAAGTAACTCGGCCGCTTGCGGACGAAAGCTTTAAGCGTTTGATCTTCGCTTGTCGTCGTGCGCTCTTGCGAGCGGAAGCGGAAGCAACATCAAAATGGGTTCCGGCTTTCGCCGGAATGACGGTGGGCAGGGTGTCCGCCATCGCCACCTGCGAGAAGCGCAGCTCACACTCCGTCATTCCGGCGAAAGCCGGAACCCATTTTGACTTTGCTGTTGGCTTTGCTCTTTCCGAAGCAACGAGTGACGACAAGCCTCAATCCAGAGCGTTCCGTCCGCAAGCGGCCGGGTCACTTTCTTTGTCTTGCCAAAGAAAGCAACCAAAGAAAGGCGCTTTCCTTGTTTTCGAATCAAAAGCCACTAGGGCTCATAGCGGCGCGGGGCCGCGCCATAAGGGTCATCCTGACCCATGGCGCGCGTGCGCATCCATGCGCACGCCCTTCGGGGCTGCGGGGCGTGGGCTTTGCTTGGGGATGCGTCAAAGCAAAGAGAAACAGCCAAGGCAAAGTCAAAATGGATTCCGGCTTTCGCCGGAATGACGGGTCGGGGAGGACGACGCAGTGGAGTGGCGAGACCTGAGATTGCATCCATTCGCATTCTCCCCGCCCCGCTTTATCCCTCCGCCCGCGTCGGCACCAAC
Encoded here:
- the acnA gene encoding aconitate hydratase AcnA — its product is MSDSFSTRRQLSVDGRDYTYFSLPALGERFDIARLPYSMKILLENLLRHEDGGATVGKEHIEAVAQWDAKKEPDTEIAFMPARVVLQDFTGVPCVVDLAAMRDAVGKLGGNAKQINPLIPSELVIDHSVQVDVFGRPDALDLNGKIEFDRNKERYSFLRWGQKSFENFKVVPPNTGIVHQVNLENLARVVMGREVDGELQAFPDTVFGTDSHTTMINGIGVLGWGVGGIEAEAAMLGQPSSMLIPQVVGFKLTGKLPEGSTATDLVLTVTQMLRKHGVVGKFVEFYGDGLQHLPLADRATIANMAPEYGATCGIFPIDAESLNYLRLSGRGEDQIALVEAYAKAQGLWHEPGQPHAQYSATLELDLGDVKPSLAGPKRPQDRVLLENVHANFQDNLGPLVANRKPRGVGCAIEELNGEGGNQPQASQLAAKPVSKIRIQDQDAELSDGSVVIAAITSCTNTSNPAVMLGAGLLARNAARLGLKSKPWVKTSLGPGSLVVTDYLKKAGVLDDLEKLGFYVVGYGCTTCIGNSGPLPDEVSKGIAENELVVASVLSGNRNFEGRVHPEVKANYLASPPLVVAYAIAGTVNIDLTQEPIGKSSDGQDVFLRDIWPSNKEIGDTIAATVGPELFAQNYADVFKGDTRWNQIASPDGESFRWDESSTYIKNPPYFDGMTMQVGSIDDVHGARVMGLFGDSITTDHISPAGNIKKDSPAGRFLISRGVQPVDFNSYGSRRGNDDVMVRGTFANIRIKNLMFGGEEGGNTLYYGKDGAQPEKLAIFDAAMKYKADGVPLVVFAGKEYGTGSSRDWAAKGTNLLGVKAVIAESFERIHRSNLVGMGVLPLQFKDGENAQTLGLDGSEVVSVTGLDDGKAKTATVTAKKADGGETTFEAKVLLLTPKEVEYFRHGGILHYVLRQLAAKKAA